In one window of Cryptococcus neoformans var. neoformans B-3501A chromosome 11, whole genome shotgun sequence DNA:
- a CDS encoding hypothetical protein (HMMPfam hit to Prefoldin, Prefoldin subunit, score: 116.2, E(): 7.5e-32), with translation MAEQQVQLTDLNAVQLQEVKKQLDQELDHLTTSYSQLKQAQTKFKSCIANVNELSPTSKGKEVLIPLTSSLYVPGKLTDVENVVIDVGTGYYIKKTKAEATKHYTSKSEFVQTNLDTLQQSIETKQNNVQSVQQVLAMKMQQAQAAAAGGQKA, from the exons ATGGCTGAACAACAAGTGCAGTTGACAGACCTCAATGCTGTCCAGCTTCAAGAAGTAAAGAAACAGCTCGATCAG GAACTTGATCATCTCACCACCTCCTACTCCCAATTAAAGCAAGCACAAACAAAGTTCAAATCATGTATTGCCAATGTCAATGAGCTTTCACCGACCTCTAAAG GGAAAGAAGTTTTAATTCCTCTCACGAGCAGTTTATACGTTCCAGGAAAATTGACAGATGTTGAGAACGTCGTGATTGACGTTGGTACCGGTTACTACATAAAAAAG ACTAAAGCAGAAGCTACAAAGCATTATACTTCCAAGTCCGAATTCGTCCAGACCAATCTCGACACTTTACAACAAAGCATCGAAACAAAGCAAAATAACGTGCAAAGCGTGCAGCAGGTGCTCGCTATGAAGATGCAACAGGCGCaggctgctgccgctgGTGGACAAAAGGCTTAG